A DNA window from Sphingopyxis macrogoltabida contains the following coding sequences:
- a CDS encoding class I adenylate-forming enzyme family protein has product MRTPLLLDIAADACPDRLALGGYGKALDFDAYRARASRVAEWLAAKGMANTAFLGMNGDALPVLLFASGMAGTPFVPLNYRLADADLNRLVARSAPAVLIADDAMLPRIVPVDGIELVGRSAFEAEFMTGAASERIDLPEAENDIAVLLFTSGTTGDPKAAVLRHANLTSYVMSTVEFLGAGEEEATLVSVPSYHIAGISAILTAAYGGRRVVYLPAFTAEDWVRIAAAERITHAMVVPTMLDRILDVMDETGEALPSLRALSYGGGKMPEPVIARALARLPHVDFVNAYGLTETSSTIALLGAEDHRIAFASDDPAIRRRIASVGQPLPSVELEIRRDDGSPCGIGEHGEIHVRGEQVSGEYLHKRAIADDGWFATNDAGWLDEGGYLFVEGRLDDVIVRGGENISPGEIEDLLRSFDDIADCAVLGIPCEKWGEKVVAVIVSRSGSPDTAEMAAMIRSRLRSTKTPEQWFFRRELPYNETGKLLRRVLKAELAEEVCAG; this is encoded by the coding sequence ATGCGCACGCCGCTCCTGCTCGATATTGCCGCCGATGCCTGCCCCGACCGCCTCGCGCTCGGCGGGTATGGGAAGGCGCTCGACTTCGACGCCTATCGCGCCCGCGCCAGCCGGGTTGCGGAATGGCTCGCGGCCAAGGGCATGGCCAATACCGCCTTCCTCGGCATGAACGGCGACGCCCTCCCCGTGCTGCTTTTCGCGAGCGGCATGGCGGGAACGCCCTTCGTTCCGCTCAACTACCGCCTCGCCGACGCCGACCTGAACCGGCTCGTCGCGCGGAGTGCTCCCGCCGTGCTGATCGCCGATGACGCGATGCTGCCGCGCATCGTCCCCGTCGACGGCATCGAACTCGTCGGGCGCAGCGCGTTCGAGGCCGAATTCATGACCGGCGCCGCGTCCGAACGGATCGATCTGCCCGAAGCCGAAAACGATATTGCGGTGCTGCTGTTCACCAGCGGCACGACCGGCGATCCGAAAGCGGCGGTGCTGCGCCACGCCAATCTGACCTCCTACGTCATGTCGACGGTCGAATTCCTCGGGGCCGGCGAGGAAGAGGCGACGCTGGTGAGCGTGCCATCCTATCATATCGCCGGAATCTCGGCGATCCTCACCGCCGCCTATGGCGGACGGCGCGTCGTCTACCTGCCCGCCTTCACGGCCGAAGACTGGGTCCGCATCGCCGCGGCGGAGCGCATCACCCATGCCATGGTCGTGCCGACGATGCTCGACCGTATTCTCGACGTGATGGACGAGACCGGCGAGGCGTTGCCGTCGCTACGGGCGCTCTCCTATGGCGGCGGCAAGATGCCCGAGCCGGTGATCGCCCGGGCTCTGGCGCGGCTGCCGCACGTCGATTTCGTCAACGCCTATGGCCTTACCGAAACCAGTTCGACGATCGCACTGCTGGGCGCCGAGGATCACCGCATCGCCTTTGCCTCCGACGACCCCGCGATCCGCCGCCGCATCGCGTCGGTCGGCCAGCCGCTGCCGAGCGTCGAGCTCGAAATCCGCCGCGACGACGGGTCGCCATGCGGTATCGGCGAGCATGGCGAAATCCATGTCCGCGGCGAACAGGTGTCGGGCGAATATCTACACAAAAGGGCGATCGCCGACGACGGCTGGTTCGCGACCAACGACGCCGGCTGGCTCGATGAGGGCGGCTATCTGTTCGTCGAGGGGCGCTTGGACGACGTCATCGTGCGCGGCGGCGAGAATATCTCGCCGGGCGAGATCGAGGATCTGCTTCGCAGCTTCGACGATATCGCCGATTGCGCCGTACTCGGGATTCCGTGCGAGAAATGGGGGGAGAAGGTCGTTGCGGTGATCGTATCGCGATCGGGTTCACCCGACACGGCGGAGATGGCGGCGATGATCAGGAGCCGGCTTCGCTCTACCAAGACGCCCGAACAATGGTTCTTCCGCCGCGAGCTCCCTTACAACGAGACCGGAAAGCTGCTCCGCCGCGTCCTCAAGGCCGAACTGGCGGAAGAGGTTTGCGCCGGATAG
- a CDS encoding enoyl-CoA hydratase/isomerase family protein: MTIADHLDADRLSAPGGVPVLAVDAATWRRPVAPIQAAVIGLDPDGALPPVGEDDFDVLVTAAENAPRPWVSVGKQRFDTAVAQLANAAYANPLATTIAAQVLRLTAKLPLADALTVESLAYSALLGGEEFRRWRVRSAPDAPTLPPVEPVTAARQADRLTLTLNDPANRNAMTATMRDALYEALANALDDPTEPAVALQGAGRCFSTGGALAEFGTATDLAEAHAVRMLHSCARALDTLGERGTVRLHGACVGSGIEVAAAAHHRIAASDAWFQLPELAMGLIPGAGGTATVTRAIGRHRSYWMLLSGKRIDARIASEWGLIHAIEDAA; encoded by the coding sequence ATGACGATTGCCGACCATCTCGACGCCGACCGGCTCTCCGCCCCGGGCGGCGTACCGGTTCTGGCCGTCGACGCCGCGACATGGCGGCGCCCGGTCGCGCCGATCCAGGCGGCGGTCATTGGCCTCGATCCCGATGGCGCCCTGCCGCCGGTCGGAGAGGACGACTTCGACGTGCTGGTCACGGCGGCGGAGAATGCGCCGCGCCCATGGGTATCGGTCGGCAAACAGCGCTTCGATACGGCGGTAGCGCAGCTCGCCAATGCGGCGTACGCCAACCCGCTGGCCACCACCATTGCGGCGCAGGTGTTGCGGCTGACAGCGAAGCTGCCGCTCGCCGATGCGCTGACGGTCGAATCGCTTGCCTATTCGGCCCTGCTCGGCGGCGAAGAGTTCCGGCGCTGGCGAGTTCGCTCCGCGCCCGACGCACCCACCCTGCCGCCGGTCGAGCCGGTAACCGCCGCACGGCAGGCCGACCGCCTCACGCTGACCCTGAACGATCCCGCAAACCGCAACGCGATGACAGCTACAATGCGCGATGCGCTGTACGAAGCGCTTGCCAATGCGCTCGACGATCCAACCGAGCCCGCCGTCGCCTTGCAGGGCGCGGGACGCTGCTTTTCAACCGGCGGAGCGCTTGCCGAGTTCGGAACCGCAACCGACCTCGCTGAAGCGCATGCGGTGCGGATGCTGCATAGCTGCGCCCGCGCTCTCGACACGCTGGGAGAGCGGGGAACGGTCCGGCTGCACGGCGCCTGTGTAGGGTCGGGGATTGAGGTCGCCGCGGCCGCGCATCACCGCATCGCGGCATCCGATGCATGGTTCCAGCTTCCCGAACTGGCGATGGGGCTGATCCCCGGTGCGGGCGGCACGGCGACGGTCACGCGGGCGATCGGACGGCACCGCAGCTATTGGATGCTGCTGTCGGGAAAGCGGATAGACGCGCGGATTGCGAGCGAATGGGGTCTGATCCACGCGATCGAGGACGCCGCATGA